The following coding sequences are from one Lolium rigidum isolate FL_2022 chromosome 6, APGP_CSIRO_Lrig_0.1, whole genome shotgun sequence window:
- the LOC124660615 gene encoding glycosylphosphatidylinositol anchor attachment 1 protein-like, whose protein sequence is MESSAKEDAQPKPRLIVRLGRLLASHHILFSALCCSAGIIALLFLPALAKNTYLSENALIPGSANPLFSTEDVAEANKFIKGIEAAAGESRDGMGMPKFIVQQMKELGAEVCYHEFLPHSKHFHPLKFFTSMTNDLAIHPNGTYTNSGTNTIGIIRAPRGDGKEAIVLVTPYNSQRVKENELLSLALGFSVFSLLSRAEWLSKDIVWLSADSQFGEYTAVSAWLSQYHNPTFVAGVTNGPDGIAEKAETTDFKRAGTMAAALIFKVGETRNYGDRDSVTMYAEASNGQMPNLDLLNVVHYLAVHRQGFRVNIERISSLVTSAWLRVIAEVIQTVGSLLRKINPDWKLDIAAPDYVEGTANLASSIYNQALGVPTGSHGAFRDYQVDAVSLEFSPTFHLRNENAKSSFLVRGGRLIEGVVRSVNNLLEKFHQSFFLYLLTAPSKFISVGVYMIPFALLVVPLPIVAAALADGGKTEGKSMNDHNMKGSADILQVDGGAWKWLQSARVLLVIQIWAVIVSLLPYYISQIADGTPIQSAVIWVVLSIIVLIILYAMLGSPYSAGVEWKLLKATMITSISIGLGLMSIINFATAQLGSLIVIPMCLFSRPVKARLGMNFLPRTVLLASNIFLAIFGFPPVTLLVMKGLSKGTWTVDIGDFWVSMEFLWEWSSATYLYIFLVHLPCWLLCIHVLVHPCLQAGSKVKRE, encoded by the exons GCTCCGCAAATCCATTATTTTCCACTGAAGATGTCGCGGAAGCAAACAAATTTATCAAAGGAATTGAAGCTGCAGCTGGGGAATCAAGAGATGGAAT GGGAATGCCAAAATTCATAGTGCAACAAATGAAAGAGCTGGGTGCGGAAGTGTGTTACCATGAATTCCTCCCTCATAGCAAGCATTTTCATCCTCTGAAGTTCTTCACTTCCATGACAAACGATTTGGCAATACATCCTAATGGCACCTACACAAACTCTGGAACAAATACAATTGGCATTATACGAGCTCCTAGAGGTGATGGGAAAGAAGCAATAGTATTGGTTACTCCTTATAATTCTCAGAGAGTTAAGGAAAATGAACTATTATCACTCGCACTTGGTTTCTCTGTCTTCTCCCTCTTAAGTAGAGCTGAGTGGCTGTCAAAGGATATTGTGTGGTTATCCGCAGACTCACAATTTGGAGAATACACTGCAGTCTCTGCATGGTTAAGCCAATACCATAATCCTACATTTGTGGCTGGTGTTACGAATGGACCTGAtggtattgcagaaaaggccgaaACTACGGATTTCAAACGTGCTGGAACAATGGCTGCTGCTCTCATATTTAAAGTTGGGGAAACTAGGAATTATGGCGATAGAGATAGTGTAACAATGTATGCAGAGGCATCTAATGGCCAAATGCCAAACTTGGACCTCCTGAATGTGGTGCATTATTTAGCTGTTCATAGACAAGGTTTCCGTGTGAACATCGAGAGGATTAGCTCTTTAGTGACTTCTGCATGGCTTAGGGTTATTGCTGAAGTAATTCAAACTGTTGGGAGTTTGTTGAGAAAAATAAACCCGGACTGGAAACTTGATATTGCAGCCCCTGATTATGTGGAGGGTACTGCAAACCTTGCTAGCTCTATTTATAACCAG GCTCTTGGAGTGCCCACCGGATCTCATGGTGCGTTCCGTGACTACCAAGTTGATGCAGTTTCTTTAGAATTTTCACCAACATTTCATCTCAGAAATGAGAATGCTAAATCTTCATTTCTTGTAAGGGGTGGAAG GTTAATTGAAGGCGTGGTACGATCTGTGAATAATCTGCTTGAGAAATTCCATCAGTCCTTTTTCCTATATTTACTTACAGCGCCAAGCAAGTTCATTTCGGTTGGTGTGTATATGATTCCTTTTGCACTGCTCGTGGTACCTCTCCCAATAGTTGCCGCCGCTCTTGCTGATGGAGGTAAAACTGAGGGAAAATCAATGAATGACCACAATATGAAGGGTAGTGCTGATATTCTGCAAGTTGATGGTGGAGCATGGAAATGGCTTCAATCTGCAAGAGTATTGCTTGTTATCCAAATTTGGGCTGTGATTGTTTCACTGCTACCATACTACATTAGTCAAATTGCTGATGGTACACCAATACAAAGTGCAGTGATTTGGGTGGTGCTCTCCATTATTGTGTTGATCATCCTGTACGCCATGTTAGGCTCACCATACTCTGCTGGGGTGGAATGGAAACTTTTGAAGGCCACGATGATCACTTCCATCTCAATAGGACTGGGGCTGATGTCAATAATAAATTTCGCTACTGCTCAGCTTGGTTCCCTGATTGTGATCCCAATGTGTCTGTTTTCTCGGCCGGTGAAAGCACGACTTGGTATGAATTTCCTCCCACGGACAGTATTGTTGGCGTCAAATATATTTCTTGCCATCTTTGGTTTCCCTCCAGTCACATTGTTGGTTATGAAAGGGCTTTCCAAGGGGACCTGGACAGTAGACATTGGAGATTTCTGGGTGTCCATGGAGTTCTTGTGGGAATGGAGTAGCGCCACATATCTTTACATATTTCTTGTTCATCTTCCCTGCTGGCTTTTGTGCATCCATGTGCTGGTGCATCCATGCCTCCAAGCAGGATCGAAGGTTAAGCGGGAGTAG